A section of the Myxococcus virescens genome encodes:
- a CDS encoding DUF4340 domain-containing protein: MKKALVIVVGAAVLLLVFMFVAGEQPPGQPEASGGGRQLDLQGFDLARVSGLELSGVRRATLQRDGSGWTVAEPGSPESRFLADEAMVKGALESLTRVAGAKFVTGEAGRLNEFWLDDARGLKVRILQEGRPPLELVLGKDGASNGGTYVRKAANADVFEHPSLLGWLWRRRVMDWRDARLVRGAPGDITQLVFRVGDEAPVTVTSNGAPGGWRLAEGTQVPEGFRFSSHVVEQVVRDLLEVEAQDVLAGEAATEAKAALTQAHDTVEARLKNGKTVVLRLSRASESQDTVFVQLEGDARVYEVSAVAASQVRKRLVDFRDLLLLRFALEKVNQVRIQAGDTTVVVAKEAQGWVLREPQSPPESFRFDASQVEAHLLWLQRIEASRLLDAAVQDAQAGLSPPVASVEVSEEGGAVQTLWLGNAVPDAPAGYQEVYARGSRDGFTYAVEDRARAWLSRGLALFSGP, translated from the coding sequence ATGAAGAAGGCGCTGGTCATCGTCGTTGGCGCAGCCGTGCTGTTGCTCGTGTTCATGTTCGTCGCCGGTGAGCAGCCGCCGGGGCAGCCGGAAGCCAGCGGTGGTGGACGCCAGTTGGACCTGCAGGGCTTCGACCTGGCCCGCGTCTCCGGGCTGGAGCTCTCGGGCGTCCGCCGCGCCACGCTGCAGCGGGACGGCAGTGGGTGGACGGTCGCGGAACCGGGCTCGCCGGAGAGCCGCTTCCTGGCGGACGAGGCGATGGTGAAGGGTGCGCTGGAGTCCCTGACCCGGGTGGCTGGGGCGAAGTTCGTCACCGGCGAGGCCGGCCGGCTGAACGAGTTCTGGCTGGATGACGCGCGCGGGCTGAAGGTTCGCATCCTCCAGGAGGGCCGCCCTCCGCTGGAGTTGGTGCTCGGGAAGGATGGGGCGTCGAACGGTGGAACCTACGTGCGCAAGGCGGCCAACGCGGACGTCTTCGAGCACCCCTCGTTGTTGGGCTGGTTGTGGCGTCGGCGCGTCATGGACTGGCGTGACGCGCGGCTGGTGCGGGGGGCGCCTGGGGACATCACGCAGCTGGTGTTTCGAGTCGGGGACGAAGCGCCGGTGACGGTGACGTCGAATGGCGCGCCCGGCGGCTGGCGGCTCGCGGAGGGGACGCAGGTGCCGGAGGGCTTCCGGTTCAGTTCGCACGTGGTCGAACAGGTCGTGCGGGACTTGTTGGAGGTCGAGGCGCAGGACGTGCTCGCGGGGGAGGCCGCCACGGAGGCGAAGGCCGCGCTCACCCAGGCGCATGACACGGTGGAGGCGCGGCTCAAGAATGGGAAGACGGTGGTGTTGCGGCTGAGCCGTGCGTCGGAGTCCCAGGACACCGTCTTCGTCCAGTTGGAGGGAGATGCGCGGGTGTACGAGGTGTCCGCGGTGGCGGCATCGCAGGTGCGCAAGCGGCTGGTGGACTTCCGCGACCTGCTCCTGCTGCGGTTCGCGTTGGAGAAGGTGAACCAGGTGCGCATCCAGGCCGGTGACACGACGGTGGTGGTGGCGAAGGAAGCGCAGGGCTGGGTGCTGCGTGAGCCGCAGTCGCCGCCGGAGTCCTTCCGGTTCGACGCGTCACAGGTGGAGGCGCATCTCCTCTGGCTTCAGCGGATCGAGGCCTCGCGCCTCCTCGACGCGGCGGTGCAGGACGCGCAGGCGGGCCTGTCTCCGCCCGTGGCCTCCGTGGAGGTGAGTGAGGAGGGCGGCGCCGTGCAGACGCTGTGGCTTGGGAATGCAGTGCCGGACGCACCGGCGGGCTACCAGGAGGTCTACGCCCGAGGCTCGCGCGACGGATTCACGTATGCCGTGGAGGACAGGGCTCGCGCCTGGTTGTCGCGTGGCCTCGCGCTCTTCAGTGGGCCGTAG